The following coding sequences lie in one Miscanthus floridulus cultivar M001 chromosome 9, ASM1932011v1, whole genome shotgun sequence genomic window:
- the LOC136482247 gene encoding protein ALP1-like yields MPPVRGRGASRRRMAAAEKKAAAAAGAPSGDWWDAFCRRMSGTLSCIEDAQRFESVFKMPRRAFDYVCNLVKDEMMVRSSSYTFLDGTMLCLEDRVAIALRRLNSGGSLVTVGSSVGVNHSTVSLITWRFIEAMEERASHHLRWPDSGEMEKIKSKFEKIHGLPNCCGVVDTTHITMCLSSAEPNCKVWLDQEKNYSMVLQAVFDLDTRFTDIVTGWPGSMKESSILHSSGLFKLCEKGERLNGSKLKVSDGSEIGEYLIGDSGYPLLPWLLTPYHEKDLIESRAEFNSRHSAARTVAPRTLAKFKDTWKFLQGEMWRPDKHKLPRIIHVCCLLHNIVIDLQETTMAEARAWPNDHDTNYTQQVCQLADENGIKLRDKLSEHLISR; encoded by the exons ATGCCGCCGGTGCGCGGGCGCGGGGCCAGCCGCCGCCGGATGGCCGCGGCGGAGAAGAAGGCGGCCGCCGCTGCGGGTGCCCCATCCGGTGACTGGTGGGACGCCTTCTGCAGGCGTATGTCAG GAACCTTATCTTGCATCGAGGATGCACAGAGATTTGAGTCTGTATTCAAAATGCCAAGAAGAGCCTTCGACTATGTATGCAACCTGGTGAAAGATGAAATGATGGTGAGGTCCAGCAGCTATACCTTTCTTGATGGCACAATGCTGTGTTTAGAAGATCGAGTGGCCATTGCTCTGCGGAGGCTGAACTCTGGTGGGTCACTGGTGACTGTAGGATCCTCAGTTGGAGTGAACCACTCAACCGTGTCGCTGATTACTTGGCGATTCATTGAGGCTATGGAGGAGCGAGCGAGTCACCACTTGCGCTGGCCAGACTCTGGTGAAATGGAGAAGATCAAGTCCAAGTTTGAAAAGATCCATGGTCTGCCAAACTGCTGCGGCGTTGTGGATACAACACACATCACAATGTGCCTTTCATCTGCTGAACCGAACTGCAAGGTCTGGCTTGACCAGGAGAAGAATTACAGCATGGTTTTGCAAGCTGTTTTTGATCTGGATACGAGGTTCACAGACATAGTGACTGGGTGGCCTGGTAGCATGAAAGAGTCGAGCATTTTGCACAGCTCCGGCCTTTTCAAGCTCTGCGAGAAAGGTGAGCGGCTGAATGGCAGCAAGCTGAAGGTATCAGATGGATCAGAGATTGGGGAATACTTGATCGGCGACTCAGGCTACCCCCTTCTTCCCTGGCTGCTCACACCATACCATGAGAAGGACCTCATAGAGTCCAGGGCTGAGTTCAACAGCAGGCACTCTGCAGCGAGAACAGTCGCTCCAAGGACACTGGCCAAGTTCAAGGACACATGGAAGTTCCTGCAGGGGGAGATGTGGCGTCCGgacaagcacaagctgccccggATAATCCATGTCTGCTGCTTGCTGCACAACATAGTCATAGACCTTCAGGAAACAACCATGGCTGAGGCACGGGCATGGCCGAACGACCATGACACTAATTATACGCAGCAGGTGTGCCAATTAGCCGATGAGAATGGAATCAAGTTGAGGGACAAACTGTCCGAACACCTGATCAGCAGGTGA